DNA from Dama dama isolate Ldn47 chromosome 5, ASM3311817v1, whole genome shotgun sequence:
TCCGAGGGGCTCACAAGGTCCTGGGGGAGGCTTTCTCGGGCCTCCTGCATACGGCGCCGGGCTCGCCGGAAGGCCTCTGTGAGGGAAGCAGACACAGGAGTCAGGACCATGGTGTGGGGGCAATGGGGCCCACGTGGatgtcgggggtggggggcggggtagTGGCTGGACCTGGGTGGAGGGGGAAGCCTACCCAGAACATTATGAATGGAACTCTGCTGGCTGAATCCCTCCAGACGGTCCAATACACTCCGCATCCTCTTCCGGAGGGAACTTGACTCCATGAAGGCCCTGTGGGGGAGCCGGCCACCTGACCACGGCTGCTCCGCAGCCCTGGGGATCAGGAGCCCTGAGGCAGAGGGCCAGGGCCACTCACCGGGACTGCTGCAGACAGTGCAGGCGGAAGGTGACGCTGCCTGTGGTCTCGGTGCGGAGTCCGAAGCGACTCAGACGCTTCCCCTGTGGATCCGGTTAGTCTCAGGTCTTGGTTGGTTTCTAGACCCCAGGCACCATGCTGGCCTCACTCCCATTTGGGGAGAACAGGTCTGTTGGGGAAACTTCATCCCAACACCCAAATGCCATCACCTCCCGAATGTCAATCAGGGAACAGTCCAGCCTCGTTTGAGAATTAGCAGTCTTCTAAGAAGCCAACTGACCCTCTGCTTCCTGAGGTCTCAGGGATGGGCTATGGGGAGAGGGTGGTTACTCTGATGGGGACCAGGGGGAATCCCTATGCGTCCTACTTCTCAGGGCTCTCCTAGGAGCGCAGTGACATCTGTATGTGCTTCAAGATGTGGCTGAGATTTCCCACTGGAGCCACAGAAAGAAGAGACTAAGAACTGATGAAGCAATGAATGAGTAAGGGGCCTTAACCCAGACTGCGCCTTTCCCAGAAGACAGGGATATAACTTCCCAGGGTGAAATCTACCCAGAAACAAAAGTCACCTTGAAGGTTCCTGGTATCCACACGTAGGAGAGGTCCTCCAGTTCCAGAGAGCCACCAATGAAAAACCTCCGCAGTTCAGCCACTGGGCTGAGCTCCAGGGGCCTCCAGGTGGAGACAGTCAGGGTGTGAGAGCCTGGGCAAAAGAGGACGCAGCCAGGGCTAGGGAGGGCCTGCGGTCCCTCGCGGGCTCCCCAGCAGTGACCCGGGACTCGCCAACACTGAGACACCTGCTCTGGGGACAGCCTGACTGCTGCTGAAGGTCACCACAGAGGTTTAGGGGAACCACGTGGGCATCAACCAGACAAAAGCTCAGATCTTAGCTCTGCCAGCTCCTGCCGGGGCAAGTTTCTCAGCCTCTCTGAACCCCATTCTCCTCATCTAGTAAAACGGAAATAATACCAACACCTATGCCTCAGAGAGTGGTGGGGAGAATTAAACGAGAAGAACTCAGCACACTGCCTGCTGCACAGGCAGCAGACACAGGCAGCAGAAGACAGTGGCTATTACTTCAAAAGGAACGGGGACCCGCTCAGTACATGTCTGTTCAGAGCCCATCTGGACACAGGCTGCTCCCCCAAGGCTGCAGGTCCAATCAGAGGAGCCAGGATCAGAGCCCAGAGCTCCTCGGCTGTCTCTAACAGAGACGGAAAATGCCCTCAAAAGGAGCACAGAATCTCCCAAGTTACGTGCATCTAGTTCCCCGTCACCCCCGCTTCTCCCAGGATGCGGTCGAGTCCTCTGAAGCGTCAGCCTTGCGTCTaggagtgggggcaggagggccGCGTGCAGGGCAGGGACGAGAGGTCACCTGGGGTGGCGGGCAGCACCACAGCCCCGTAGCCTTCCACGCGGTACCGCTGCCAGAAGTCCAGCGAGAGGACCTCGCAGTAGAGCACGGGCCACTCTGGGAGCGCACCTGTGGAGGGGAGAAGCGGCCAGGTCCCGGGAGGCCCCCACGGAAGAGGGCGCGTCTGAGGAGCCCCAAGGCCGGGGACCGGCCTGGCCACTCACCGACAGATTCGTCCTCATGGAGGAAGGAGGCCTCGAACGTGAAAGGGTAGGAGAAGTAGGCCACGTTATCCTAAAAAGGAGGACTGTTGTTTTATACTCGGTCCCAATGGAAAAGTAAAAACCATCACTCCACACAGGAAATAAGAGGCTAAGAGGGGAAGGGACCCCCAGACGCAAGTTGCTGCCATTCTCAAAAAGGCAGAGAACCCTGGGGCCAGGCGGCCCTGTAGGGCCCACAGCAAAGCACCAGACCCAGCTCTGGCGTCCTCCCCTGGCTGCCAGCCTGATCACCTTTGGATGTCATGCCGGGAGCAGCCCTATTCCCTCCAGGTGCCCCTCTTGTTGCCATACCATCCCCCAGGACTTGGTGGCACAGGTCTGTGTTATTCCTGAGAGCTGCTGGAATGCTGGGCTTGACCAGTCTAAAAGCCAAAGACCACACAGAGTAAGTCAACCTGGGAGGAAGGCGAGCAGTTGGGAGAAACACAAAGCTCCTTTCCTCATTCAGTCACTCATGCACGTGATCAGTCACTCACATCATGTTCACTGGGTCCATTGTGTGTGTTCCTGAGGACATTTCAGTGACCGGACAGAAAAGCTTCCTGTCTCTCATGGGGCTGACCTTctagctgggggtgggagggggcacaGAAAGCCAACCAACGAACAACAGACCATCAGGGAGTGATAAAAGCTAAATATAAAACAGGGTGAAGAGACTGAGAGGCCTGGAGGCTCATTGAGGGATGCAGAGGGACACTCGGAGGTGACACTTAGGCTGAGACCTAAACTGAAGCAGTCGTGCAAAGACAGAAACTGAAGCAGTCGTGCAAAGACAGGATACAAAAGGTTTCCGACAGGAAATGGTCCTGAAAAGGCACTAGAGTGGGAATGAACTTGGCCTGTTGAGGAACAGGAAGCAGGACTGGAATGTTATAAGGGAGAGATAGGCCGGGGCCAGCTCTTTCAGGGAATGGGGTCTGGACTTTGCTCAAAGTGGGAAGGGAAGCCATGGGGGCTTTAAGTTGAAGAGAGACACAGCTGGTTTACATTTTAAAGGCTCGGTTAGGCTGTGGTGTGTATGGCAAATGAAACATAAGAGggagcttcactggtggctcaatggtaaagaatccacctgccaatgcaggagacacaggttcggtccctggtccgggaagattcacACAGGCCGAGGAGAAACTCAGCCGGTGCACCATAACTACTGCGCCTGTGTTCCAAAGCCcgggagccgcagctactgaagcctcaGCGCCTGAGAGctcgtgctctgcaacaacagaaggCGCTGCCGTGAGAGGCCtgagcacagcaactagagaggagcccccgctgCAAGCAAGACTGAGCACAgctaaaaacacacacataaataaaaagtatttaaaaaatgaaaaagaaaaaaacattaagagcaagACAGGAAGCAAGGGGATAAATTAGACACTTAATGCTTTGGCCTAAGTAAGAGATGATGGTGGTTTGGTCCAGGGTCCTCAAGAGAACAGGTAATTCAGGACATCTTTGGGAAACAGACCTGACAGGAATTGCTGATGGCATGAACGGTGGTAGGGAGCTAGAGAAAGTGGGGAATTAAGGATGCCTCTTATATTCCTGGTATTAGAAACCAAGGAGATGACATTGTGGTTCTGCTAAGATGGAGAAGACCATAAGGGCAGGTGTGCAGCAAGAGGAGGAATCAAGGATGCTTTCAGTCACGTTAACAGAAACAACAAACAGGTAAGTAGGCATGAGTCTAGAATTCAGGGAGAGGCCAATACTAGAGATAGAAGTCTGGGAgtctgagacacacacacagaactgaaGCCACAGGAAGGATGAGGCCACCTAGAAAGACTGTGGAGAGACAGTGAAAGAAGGTCAGGCCCAGCCTTGGATACTCTAATAGTTTTAGGTCAACAGAAGATGAGGAAACAGCCAAGGAGGCTGCCGAGCCACCAGCGAGAGAGCAGACAGGAGGACGGAGCcagaaggcaagaggagaggaTCAGTGAGGAAAGTGAGCTATAGCAACTGACAGACCAAGGAGGGTGAAGGCAGACACATCCCCACAGGATTTCACATCTTGGAAGTGACCTAGGACCTTGAAAAGAACAATAACAATTTCAGTGGAAGAGTGGGGAAGGACACCTGACTGAATGCCTCTGGAAAACTGTCAGAAGGGGTAAAAAGAGAGACTTGTGAATACTACTTACTAGAAGTTGGCAATTCCACAAAGAAGTGGACGTACAGGTTGTCATACTCATAGCCCTGGGCTGAAACTAAGAAAACAAGAAATGGTTTCAATTTATTGCCCTATCACCCCGAACGCCTGACCCAGTCCTGCAGGGCCTACCCGCTTGGGGAAGCAAGTCCCCTGAGGGCCGggaactctctgtgcttccaggaAAGACTCAAGCCTGAGTCTCCCGAGCGCTGCGGACAACCCAAGGCCactgctggggtggggaggactaTTCCACAGTGCTCTCTCTGGCACTTGCCAAGCCTCAGGGGACCTCTGTCTGGTGAGACACTTACCCACCTCTCCATTCACGAAGAGCCGGAGGGCACCTGGTACGGTCTGGGGTAGAGAGAAGTGAGAACAGGTCAGGAGGTTTGAGGGAAGCGACGCCTCTCCTCCAGCCTGTCCATAAACCCCCAGAGGACCTGACATGAGACGTCCAATTCTGGCGTGTAACTACCCACGCTTCCTCCCCATCTGCCATTTCTCCACAAatctgtttccttcatttctcaaaTGTGTAACGTAGGGGGAAAGCACCTAATTTAAATGGTGGAGAGGGCAATGGAGTGTGGGGAACTTATGAGAATGGCCAAGAGAAGCATCCAGAGCTGCCCACTGCCCTACAGCAAGAGGCTGGAGAACCCTGCTCCCTCTGGAGGGCTGAGGTCAAGAAACTAGgcagtttccttttaaaattatttgtgtctCTATCTTATCTAACTTTTTAGCACTGAACATCTGTTgctaatacaatataaaaatagtGAGAGCTAATTTTTTACAGACAGAGAGGGAGACCACCAAGTAACTCTATCTTTGTTTCCAGATCTAGAAATGGAACTCCTGGAATAAGAGAAGATAAGAACAGGACCACAGGATTATGGACTCAAACTGTTCTGTCTTAAAAGCCAAACTATCTGACGAACAGAAATGAGACACCTCCCTCCTTTATGGGGCATGAAGGAAAAATATCTACATTAAGAGTAAGGAAgacatttttcatctttatacttatttttaaaaaaaattaatggttcgatagcatcactgactcagtggacatgagtttgagcaaactccgggagatagtggaggacagggaagcctggcatgctgcagtccatgggatcgccaagagttggacatgattgagcgactgaacagcaataataaaataaattataaagtaatACATGAATGCACCACCACTGATAAAAATTCAAAACTACCTAAGTTTagagaataaaaaggaaacattccTGACATATCCCTCTCACCCCTCAATAGCCACCTACTGTCTTCCAACTCCACCCCCTTCCCAGAGAAAGCCCCCAGAAGGCGTGTGCCCTCTGAGACCTCTTCCTATGCATCAACAGTTCTATACCAACATGCAATGCTTCAAAAACACAGCAAGGACTATACTCTGTATGttattttctagtttcttctTACACTGAAGAGTGTGTCTTGGGGACCTTGAAGAGAGGACCATCACTCAGCTAGAGTCAGAGCGCTCTGGCTACAGAAACCCAGCTTATGGTGGTGCAGGAAGCTGGGCTACTCACCATCTCAAAGTCAGTGCCCACGAGGCTGTTGAGATACTCCTTGTGCCGGCCATAGAGCTGAGGAAACAAACCACACCAAGCCTCAAGATGCAGTCCCAGCCAGACCAGGGTTCAGATCTGAACGGGAGGGAGAAACGCAGCAGGAATGGGAAACGCCACAGACAGCTGGGTGCCTAAGCATTCCTGCCAGACATCCGACAATGAAGCACAGAGGCCCTGGGGTCTACTAGCCTGGGACCCACCCAGCTCCCACACTGCCGCAGCCTTGGGCAGACTGCTCAGCTTCTTGATCTCCActgcctcatttataaaatggtcaTAAAATAAGCATTCCCTCGAAGGGTTGTGGCACAGTCTA
Protein-coding regions in this window:
- the MKS1 gene encoding tectonic-like complex member MKS1 isoform X2 — protein: MSGGDGRTSEGCSSGGAREVSLPVVSPREGGILKSRVVTWEPSEEFIRNNHVINTPLQTMYIMADLGPYGKLGYKKHEHVLCTLKVDSNGVITVKPDFTGSKGPYRIETEGEKQELWKYTIDNVSSLAQPEEEEREQRVFKDLYGRHKEYLNSLVGTDFEMTVPGALRLFVNGEVVSAQGYEYDNLYVHFFVELPTSNWSSPAFQQLSGITQTCATKSWGMDNVAYFSYPFTFEASFLHEDESVGALPEWPVLYCEVLSLDFWQRYRVEGYGAVVLPATPGSHTLTVSTWRPLELSPVAELRRFFIGGSLELEDLSYVWIPGTFKGKRLSRFGLRTETTGSVTFRLHCLQQSRAFMESSSLRKRMRSVLDRLEGFSQQSSIHNVLEAFRRARRRMQEARESLPQDLVSPSETSVS